The Streptomyces sp. NBC_00335 DNA window GTACAGGCAGAGGTCATGATGAGTTTCCTCGTTTCCGAGGAGCTCTCGTTCCGGATCCCGGTGGAACTCCGGTACGACGCTCGTGACCCCTACGCAGTCCGTCTGACCTTCCACCTTCCCGGAGATGCGCCCGTGACCTGGGCGTTCGGCCGGGAGCTCCTTCTGGACGGCATCAACAAGCCGTGCGGTGACGGTGATGTCCACATCGCCCCGACCGATCCGGAGGAACTGTCCGATGTCCACATCCGGCTGCAAGTAGGTGCAGACCGGGCACTCTTCCGTGCGAGCG harbors:
- a CDS encoding SsgA family sporulation/cell division regulator, with the protein product MRESVQAEVMMSFLVSEELSFRIPVELRYDARDPYAVRLTFHLPGDAPVTWAFGRELLLDGINKPCGDGDVHIAPTDPEELSDVHIRLQVGADRALFRASAAPLVAFLDRTDRIVPLGQERNLGDFEENLDEALDKILAESQQNEQNAG